The nucleotide window ATACTCATCACTCACAGTTGGTAACCACTCTGTATACTAACACTGTGATTCTCAATTGCAAGAGTAGTTGCTAATAGTTGTAGCAAAACTTGCTATCCGTATCAGTGAAATCAGCAGTTCTTAACACtggctgtacattagaatcactgcaaagaatttaaaattttaagattctctgtGGTGGGGCCTGTTTACTTGAAAATTCCCTAGTTTAAGTCCAATGTGCAAACCAGGGTAGAATACTGATCTAAAGTGAAGACCTTGGCATTTGCCTTTTGGAGTAAACCAGATGCTATAATCTAATTGGAATTCTGTTTATAGTGGGATTAATGTTACTCTCCAGTACTTGGCCCATATCATGAGCACTCAGAATATGAAAATCTAGTTAGCTGTTAGATAAAATTGTGAACCGGGCTTGAACTAGCATTTCATAGAGTAGATTTAAATTCatattcttcatttgtttcatcTTTGTTCCACAATGCAAAACCAGTCTCTGTTAGGAAATTGTATAAATCATATTGAAGTGTGcttctggtttaaaaataaattatttacacGTCATCTTTTATAGTATCATTTTTTGACTAtatgtaatttattcatttagtgtCTAACTgaaaacctactatgtgccacattCTATTCTGTTGGAGAGAATAAAATGGACCATCTCAACAGTCTGCTAGTCTGATCTAGCAGACAAATCAGTCATAAGATATAAGAAGGTGAAAgatgttttagagaaaaatatagcaggggaggggaataGGCAACATTGGAGAAATACCTAGTTAAATaagtggtcagggaaggttcTGAGAAGAATAAGCCGCATGGTCATATTGGAGAATCATATTCTATAGCATTTCTGACATGTTTGAGGACTAGGAGGGAGGTTGGATTGGAGTAATCCAAAGAAGAGTAGATAATATACAGCCTTGTATGCCATTGAAAggactttggtttttattctgaGTAGATAAAAAGCCATTGAAGAGTTTTGAGCAGAAAAGTGAAATGTTAATTGTAGTAGATTCACTGGCTTATTGAGAATAGACTAAAGAGGGACAAGGATAGAAGTACAGGGTACAGTTAAGAGGTACCTCTTGCCAGTTAGATGATAAGAAATGATTGAGTTCTGGGTATCTTTGGAAGAGACAGCCAACAAGATTTACTAATGGTTTGAATATGGAATATGAGAGAGAATTCAAAGATAACTCAAGGATTTAGTCTAAGCAACTTGGTAAATGGTGGTGCCACTTCCTGCAGTGGGCAGAGGGGAagactaagttaaaaaaaaaaaaaacaaatgtacagAGTTTGGGGATGTGAAGTTTGTGATGACTGAGAGAGAAGGCTAGAAGAATCAAGAGTTCAAAGCAAATCCTAAACAGgctggaaaatgggaaaatggtaAATCGATGTGTTACAGAATTTCATATTCATTATAATGTCTGAGAGGATAAGGAAATAGCATACATAGTAAAATATAGCTATTTTCCCTtgtgagtttttttaaaatgggatatAAAGAGAACAGCATGTCAATATTCTAGAAGAGATTTATCCTATAAATATGTGGCAAGCACATCGCATTTCTGAAAGCTCTCGGCTGGTTTGTTGCCTTTGGCTGCTCAGTTCAGTGATATACTATATCCATTGTAAAGGTCAGCCTAATACTTTGGAAGACAGAATGCACCAGTAAGCtaaattgttttgtatttctatttagagagagcatgtatgtATACGAGTTGTGAAATTAGACTGCCATTCAGAACTTGTATATTCAAATGAACAGTCCAGGGTGAAGGTACATTTTGTTCAAGGTGGCCTAGAATTATTATCTTGGCATCAAATGTATCTAGAATACTAATTAACAGTTTCCTGTGAATAAGTGCACATGTTCATTTTCTCTAGAGAAGCTTTATATTAATATAGCTTCCTTTGGCTAGATGTATTTCAGCTGGTTTCAGTGAAACTGCCAAAATCATCAAGCCAAGAGATAGAAGCGAAGGAGCTCTCCTTTGTTTTGGATTATATAAACCAGTCACCCAAGTGCATTGCCTTTGGAAATGAGGTAAAATTTTAGTTTCCTATTTTGTACATAAAATCTCTTTTCAGCAATGTTTGCTCTGAGCATTTTATATGCCAGTGATTGGATGTTGCCTTGAGTTAATAGTATTTTTGTTAGCGAAGAAGTTTGTTCCGTtgctttagcatttatttttggtaTAGAGTTTTTAGGATCCTTAATTTTGTGTATACCTATTGCTCTTGTAAATCCTCTAATTGTTcaaaaaataccaatattttgGCATTTGTATTCTTTCTTAGCCTGCCTCATGTAAAAGCTACTCAAATCCTTTCATTTTGGACTGTGTCTTTAGAAAATTATGTCTTCCTGTCCATAATCAGTGTGCCCATTATAGAAAATttgcaagttaaaaataaagtggagaaATTAAATCTTACCAGTGATATTTGGGGAATGTCTTCCTAGACTTTTTCCtaaacattcataaaataatttttctcaaactCAGTTAGGATCTGAAGactctttacctttttttcacCTGACATTGCAGCATGAATGTATACTTAAATGTTCATCAGAAATAATAACTCTGTTATGTTTATACCATGATTTATTTCACCTTTCCCTATTACTAACCTATAACTATTTCCCTATTACTAACCCTGTAactaacttttttattttaaaatcaggtacCACCAAAAGCCCCTAGATGACATTGTGGTGGCATGTTTCTATAATCTAAGTTTATAGCATTATTTTGGCATTGTTCTGAAAAGGTTTAATTTCTTATGGTGGAGGAACGTAACGTTAAAGACTGACAGTACTGAGCATTGGGAATATATGGAACAAAGATAAACATCTGTCCTTACCATGAGCCAGAAGTTACACTCCTTGgtagagaaatgagaacatgACCATAAAACGACCTGTACAAGAATGATTAGTATTCATAGTAGCTCCAAAGTGGAAACCCTAATGTTCCTCAAGAGAATAAATAATTTGtgatatgtattaatttattggAATTCTGCTTCAtaataagagaaacaaatgacacagaaaagagcatgaatgaatctcaaaaggGTGATTTTGAACTAGAGTTCAGACACAAAAAGTATATACTGAACCATTCTGTTTATATGATGTTCTGGAACAGACAGGTAAACTGTGGTGATAGAAATCACTGGTTGCTGGCAGGGGCAGGACCATTGGGAAATGACTAAAAAGAGGAGCAAGGAAGCATTTTTGAggtgaagaaaatgttctaaatcttgatttcttgattgtggtggtggtggttacatggatATATACGTGTCAGACAttgtattgtatgtaaattatgcctTAATGGGAAAATTTCAAGTCATTATTCTTAAAGCTAGAGAGTTTAGTTTTCAGATATAGTACCTaagtttgtcttttaattttctatgaTTATTTTAACAGGAGTATCCTTTCCATAGCTAcctatatcattttatattgatatactcaatctgaaaaaaaaaaaaattgttaattgtGTTAACTTTTGTGATGAGAACGTTTCTTCTTAAAGAGTGTTGCCTATTTTTGTGAATGTTATCTTCTCTTTGAAATACCAGGGGGAATATGTTGCTGCAGTACGGGACTTTtacttgtctgtttattttttcaaaaagaaaacaacatcaaGGTAAGAATTCctttttgatcattttatttactcaaatttgttgcaattttatttcatcttcatacCTGTGAGCCAGAGTTGTGTCTAGTTTCCTGTTGCAAGTGATTGTGAAACCACTGGATTTAGAGGTAGAGTTTTTAACACAACAATGCATGCGGTTGAGAGAATCAATCATTAGTCACAAACACCTAGGGAGCTTTGTCCAGCCAAAACTCTTTGTCCCCTTAGATTCTGGTGTTCATACACGATGTCAAAATTGGATGTAGTTGGAAAAGGCTACCCCAGGTGGTGATGCTTACTGGCCAGTTTTGGGGCTTTGGAGTAAATATAGGCTTTGAGATACCTGGGTTTAAAAtgagtcggggcacctgggtggctcagtcgtttgagcgtccgacttcagctcaggtcacgatctctcggtccgtgagttcaagccccatgtcgggctctgggctgatggctcagagcctggagcctgcttccgattctgtgtctccctctctctctgctcctcccctgttcatgctctgtctctctctgtctcaaaaataaataaacattaaaaaaattttttttgaaaaaaaaatgagtcaaattTAGTTTCTGCAATCTCACTGTACCTCAAAttagcatatatttaaaataggcaTAATACCTATCTAACAGAGttgtaaagatgaataaaataacatatttaaggAGACTAGTGTGAAGCACGCATGGTGACTCCTCAAGTGACACTCCCCTCTTCCCTTTTACCCTGTCAGgattaacatttgtttttctttgcagtaTAATAAGGATCCTGATACCTTTGGATACATTAGCCAGTTGTCACAGATATAATTTATTAGGCTTGTTCATACCTAATGTTAAAACTTAGCTTCAATTGACAAGAAATTTGAACAAACTTGGCTCGAGCAAAAGCCACTGAGAAGACTGTCTTGGCTTTATTTCAGAGTCAGTGGCCTCTGTAGCCAAGTTATCATGGTAGAATATTAGTCATGTGAAGTTTATACTGCGTAAGTGTTTGCAAATTCGTGATTCTTAGAcacagtatatttttttttttaatcctgtattTGTATTCAGTGAATTTTGAGAATTCTCCAGTTTGGTTAATAAGGGACAaactccccccaccgcccctccccccccttttttttttaactacatcaCCACTTACCAAGAGACTTTAATAAgggacacttttttttcttctaggtttaCTTTATCATcatcaagaaataagaaacatgCTAAGAACAATTTCACATGTGTAGCATGTCACCCAAAGGAAGATTGCATAGCAACTGGTCACAAGGATGGCAAAATTCGTCTTTGGTCAGTTGACTCATGAAGAGTATGGTGAATGTGTATATCATATTAGTCCTGCACAATAGAGCTATCCCTGGGTTCAGGAAAAAAGGATAGTACTGAAAAGCCATTACTGGTGATAGAGATTCGGCTTTGCTGGTACCCTGTTTCTTGTATTACTGTGCTCTTCATTGCATAgacttactattttaaaatttgtaagctTGAGCTTGTAGGAGGAGTTAATTCCATTTTGTCTCTGATTGCTTTATTGAGGAGAACTTTTTTATCAAGCTTTGAGTGAAAAGACAAGTAACAAGAGCATATACCTAATAGGACACCATGATCTATTGTTTGTAGAAGTGACTCTGGTtagagaaaatgtaatttttacacATTGAGACCTACAagcttaataatatattatttttggcaTATATTATGTTCATTATATTTGGCATGCCATTACTTTCCTGACTTAATGCCTTTGGTCAAAATAACAATTTTGGTTTTCTCCAATAGGAGGAATTTTGATGATGAtaagaaatacacatacacatgtttaCATTGGCACCATGATATGGTTATGGATTTGGCTTTTTCAGTGACAGGTAAGTGCaagtttaataattaaaataatcttttgaaGTATGTGGATCAGTATTCACTGCATTTATAGTTTGAAAGGTGTAAATTTAAATCATATTAGTTGTTTAAAATGTATGTCTGCAAGGTTAAGTGCTTGTTCATAAGAATAGCTGTAGGTTATCAGAGCAAATGATTATGCTAGTGCTTTACATGCactacctcatttaattcttaaagccATGACATAGGCATCGTCTTTCTCCTTTTGCATGTAAAGGAAGTGAGATTTGTAGTTGAGAactaacttgcctaaggtcacacagctggtaagtgggaTTTGGACCTATGTCTCATTcaaaaatttatgttttcaaatattggaTGAGTTGTAGCTCATTTACACAAGCTCTCATGTAGCTAAAATGGAACACAAggtctgaattatttaaaatgtgaatgtgaatgaGGCGATCTACTAGggtggaatgtgtgtgtgcatatgtatgtcaTGTTCCAGGCAGTGTCATTTCTTCTGCCCTTCATCCtcacttctattttctttgctgtggCCTCTACCCTAATCTGGGGCAAGACCGGTTAATACTTATTGTCACCGACTCTTCTCTATTTTGTTACCTTGTGCATCTTGTCTACCACCTCTCACAGCAGTTAGCAGTCACAGCTATCTGTGGTGGCTTTACTTAAGCCTTGGAACATTTAGGATTAGCCTTTTCAGATGGGTCTTGGGGAAGAAGGAGTAGTTCGGCTAGTTGGCActcaaagggaagaaaagaatacagGGCACTCTACCCTGCACCAATGCTTTGATGTAGGCAACTAACCTAGGCTTATTAGAAAGTtgaattcttgtttttatattataagcCACGTGACTGTTTCTAAGAGAGaatagttaaaatggtatatGGTTATCAGTAAAATGTCAGCATTGATCCTGTATATGTATAAGAgaattaatagaaaaagaaaattagttgcCTGTGTAAATGAGCTACAACTTCTAGTTGCTTTGAGAACAGGTTATAAGTTCAGGCAAATATGAACAGTATAAACTGGGCTGGTGCTTTGCACCCAGTCACACTGTGTGTGAGCACTGAAATTGCTGAGAAATTTTATCATGGGTGtagaagtttatttactttttctacatctattaagATACTCATGATTATTCTCTTTATCCCATAGTAGGAATTGATTACACTTATTTCTCAAGTGTTAAAATAATCTCACATTTTTACAATAAACTCAACTTTGCAATATATTATCCTCTTAACATATCCTTGGATTCTGCTTGCTGATATTTTTGTTGGAGAATTTTCATCGGTCATGAAattggcttgtaattttcttaaaatttattagtTTTAGTAAAGGGTTATGCTGTTCTTGTAAACAAGTTgagaaatgttctcttttttattacCTGGAAGAACATAAAATTGGTTTATTTcctaaatgtttggaaaattttgTCATTGAAACTATCTGGCCCTAGATgatgtttgtttcatttagtttttcctCATTGGCAGAAGAACTGGTCAGCAACAAACGAGTCAGATATTGTTGGAAAGGAAAATCCTAGGATCAGTGATTATTAAGTGTGTTATCTTAAGTTTATTAAAAGCTAGGAAGACACTTGTttgcatatctttaaaaatagtgTATTTCTCTAACATGGTAAGGAAATTTTAAACgttgattatatttttcttttgattttttccccccccaAACACTTCGCTTTTCATTTCTGTGGGTGGATGAGAAGGCACCAGTCTGCTGAGTGGTGGTCGTGAATCTGTCCTTGTAGAGTGGCGCGATGCAACAGAGAAGAATAAGGAGTTCCTCCCCCGTTTAGGAGCTACTATTGAACACATTTCAGTCTCACCAGCAGGGGATTTGTTTTGTACTTCTCACTCTGATAATAGTAAGTCTGAATTTGTTGTGAGGAGATGGGGTTGTATAATGCCTAAATTATAACTCTAGGGATGGAAAATGGGAGATCTAATTAAGAGTAGCATAGGATTTAAcgaggatttttttcttccattcttccttttttctctacccCCTTTTTGACTCTGAATGCCACCAGAATCCAACATTTTCAGgatcatttttatgaaaatgtagAGCTAAGTGTATTTGGTTCTTGTTGTACCACTTCTATTTCGAAACCTTTACATGTGAGATGATGTGGGCATAGAaagtgagcatctgtgctttcaCAGATGTAATGACACTTTCAAAAAAATGCTCATGTGGCCACTCTGCGTTAAGAGTCCTGTGCGTTCTGACAGGGGTGGCGCAGTCTCATACGCCTCCAAAACTTTTTGCGCATTCTCTTACTACGGAGCCTAAATGTAGATCTCAGAGCTCACTGCCTCCTTTCCCTTCAAAAAACATAACTGTGAACAATCTATTAGTGCCGTGACTCGTTTCAAGGTAAATTGTGTCTTTTAGGGTAAGTTTCTGAATTAACACTTGATATATTCATATGCACAATTGATAAAACTTAAAGCCTCCAGAAAAACTCCTTCTCCCCAACTCTAGTATTTTAgctaaatcacaaaataaattcttGACTTTCTAATAATACTCTGAGTAAATTGAACTTACCAGTTCCATATTCTGGTGTATTTTAGAATGacataaattcaattttttttttttaccttgaagtTCTGACCAAtctatgattttttatttatttatttattttttttatccacaGAAATAATAGTCATTCACAGAAACCTTGAGGCTTCTGCAGTAATTCAAGGCCTAGTGAAAGGTATTGCAAAACCCGATGGGTCTGCACATTTTAGAAGTGTGAATATTTGTATGAGTTTAACTGTTATTTGTCACTTCTTTTGCAGACAGTAATATCTTCACCGGTTTGATGGTTGATCCCAGAACTAAAGCTTTGGTTTTAAATGGAAAACCTGGCCATTTGCAGTTTTATTCTCTCCAGCATGATAAGCAGTTGTACAATGTAAGATTTTGATCCATTAATTAGCCTTAAATCTAATGAAAGTTTCCAACAGCATCACTAGGGTCAAGTAACTTATTTAGTAGCTTCTAAAAAAGACTCTGTGCCTTTGTTTACTTCAACATTATCAGTACTATCTGTGGTTACTTAGTTGAATTGTTTACAGCATGGTTCTAATGACGCCATGGTTGCAAATTAAATCTACATGTAAGTCAGCTCTTATGCTGGCTCCGTATTTTTGTTTCAGACTGCATTCTAACTATCTCTCACACACAGCTGTGCCTTTGAGTCACaagaatacagaaataagaaTATGAGGGTTGTAAATACAAATATGTCTCTGTGGTAAAGTGTCACAAATTTTTGGTGTAAAAAGGGATGCTTATTAATCCTGATAAACACAATCCAGACTTCCTACTTCTTTGTGCCCCACGGTACCCTTTATAGATTTATCATAATGGCTATACACTTGATCTGTATCACTCTCCTGCCTTTAAAccctttaaagaaaggaaatttatttctttgtacaTTTCCAGTACAGTGCCTGGAAATAATAGTTACTTGATCCATATTTAGTAAATAGACAAGGGAATGGGATAAAAGAAACAACCATACATAAAATTCTGTCTACTTATAACGTTGCTGTCTTTCTTCACTTCCTAAAAattgtaggttttatttttgctcttctcatttttaatgatACAGAATTTAACATTGGGATTTTATGTAAAGCTCTTTGTTTATAGAAACAAGAGACAAGCATTATCAACTAAAGGTTCTGTTGTATCATGTGAATGGGTCGGTCATCACTAAAGTTTAAGGTCAttggagaataataataatgctactGAACTGGTGCTATATAATGTGCTTAATAATGGCAGTTTTGGTATCCAtaactaataaatatttcctttttttcctttaaaaacctgTTACTATAGATTCTGGAAATTATCTGTAATTCCTTGAAAACTTGAACATGTATGTGTttacattaataaacattttgaattctttttttaaccctTCAGTTAGATATTATACAGCAAGAATATATCAATGATTCTGGTCTGATCCAAATCGAGCTAACAAAGGCTGCATTTGGCTGCTATGGTAACTGGCTTGCAACAGTGGAACAACgtcaggaaaaggaaacagagcttGAATTGCAAATGAAACTGTGGATGTATAATAAGAAAACACAAGGGTAATACTACCTATGTGGCTATTTCAGAATGGAagatatttcactttttattttatggtttcattggtctttaaaatgtttcattttgataaattttagaTTTAGAGAAATGAGAGAGGTGTTATTCTCCAAATAAAGCCTTTAAGCTTTCTGCTTTGAGAAAGTATTGGTGTCCTCCAAGTTTTAATGTCATCTCAATgcataaatgaagaaacatgaaaaagtgACACCGCAAGGACATAGTACCTAATTTCAAGCAGATCCAAAATTAGAACCCAAATTTCTTAGTTCCTTTGCTCTTTCATTAACATTATGCTACCTTCTTCGGAAAAAATGGCAGTGGTAGGCAGCAGAAGTGTATTGTAGTATAAGGTGCATGTTTTGATTAGATGGGTTCACTAGTTTCATATAGTGTTGATTATAGTAGCCATTTATCAAGTCCTTGGTGTGTGCCAAGAATTAGGCTTAGTGCTTTTGTCCTACCGATCTTCACAGAAATACTGTAAGAAAAACTTACTTTctacattttacaggtgaggaaacaggcccGGAGGGATTAATAGATTGTCACTAGTCATGCTTCTTATaacatggacttttaaaaaatcacaagacaGTTTTCTCCTGATGTTCTTTTAAGTACACTGTGCTAGCATAGATTATCTTTCATAGCAGCACCCTGTCAAGCTGGAAACAGGCtttgaaaaagtattttctaTGACTGTAAATATTGAATACTGACCAGGGAAGTTTGAATAGGtagttctctttctgtattttcttgccACAAGTAGGGGCTTTCATAGCCGTTCCATTTTTTGCTTATTCTCTCAAAGGTAGATAGTAAGGCATCTGAGTTCTGTACAGTTTTCTTGCAGAGTTAATGCAGTAGGCTTTCACCATAAGTTGACCGTATACATAATCATCTCTATATTGTGTAAGTTACATGCAGACAAAGATAATGTGTTAGAACTCTTTATGTCTTGTGGCCATTAGAGATAGAACACTCAATTGTCTGTCTAGATGATAATTGTCAGTTGCCCATTCCTAAAGATGCTCTTATAAGATGTACCATAAGAAATTCTTACATGACAGTATATATCATATTGTtctgatgtaaaaataaattgatttcctTTCTGTTAGGTTTGTTCTTAATACAAAGGTTAACATGCCACATGAAGACCACATCACAGCTCTCTGTTTCTGTAATgcagaaaaatttgaaaacccCACCTTGGTTACATCTAGTAAAGATGGTCACTTCAAAGTATGGATATTAACAGATGATTCTGATATATACAGTAAGTTAATTAAGGTATATcaatgcataatttaaaaaatgttttaaaatatttctctttcatgaGTTGTATCCATTCTGGAAGAACATTTTCTACCTTATTTAATGCTGTGGGTCTTGATTAATTAAGTGCTGATTGTTTTTGTTAGggtacagttaaaaaaaaaaaaaaggcagttccTTCACTGTTCCACTAGAGGGAGGTCAGGATCTCCAGGAATGGGCATAAATTTCAAACCAATCAAGCTTTGTAGCATTTCTAAAGTTTCAGGGAGGTGgtttttttgtgcttcttttgtAATCCTTATTGCTTATAACTACCTTAAAGTATTATCTAGCATTTATACCACTTCTGAATTATATGATCTATGTTTTCACAGAAAAAGCTGTTGGCTGGACTTGTGACTTTGTGGGTAGTTATCACAAATACCAAGCAACTAACTGTTGTTTCTCTGAAGATGGCTCTTTACTAGCAGTCAGTTTTGAGGAAATAGTTACAATATGGGATTCAGAGACATGGGAACTTAAATGTACATTTTGTCAACGAGCTGGGAAAATAAGGTAAATAATTTGGGgagtatatcattttttttttctttaacttaaatgAGTCTTTCCACATAAACATTATTAGTAATTTATGCTTCTGCTAAAGGTAGTCTGTGGGTCAGTGAGAGTCAGCAGCAAACTAAAGTGTTGGGAAGCTAAAAATTCTGGGTATGTGAACCATTTGCTGTGATTTTACCCCTTTCTGAAATCCAGATTAACATTTAACCCTTGACCTacagaaattttttctttataataaatacttttcatGGTTGTGCTACATAATGGAAGCTGATAACCCTCAGTGGATCCAAACAATGCTTATCTTCTGTTTTCCCATAAAAACAATGTCGTACTGAAACTTTGTTGCAT belongs to Panthera tigris isolate Pti1 chromosome C1, P.tigris_Pti1_mat1.1, whole genome shotgun sequence and includes:
- the WDR75 gene encoding WD repeat-containing protein 75 isoform X1 — its product is MVEEESVRVVRCGGSELNFRRAVFSADSKYIFCVSGDFVKVHSTATEECVHILQGHRNLVTGIQLNPNNHLQLYSCSFDGTVKLWDYVDGILIKTFVVGLKLHALFTLPRAEDSVFVIINKEKPDVFQLVSVKLPKSSSQEIEAKELSFVLDYINQSPKCIAFGNEGEYVAAVRDFYLSVYFFKKKTTSRFTLSSSRNKKHAKNNFTCVACHPKEDCIATGHKDGKIRLWRNFDDDKKYTYTCLHWHHDMVMDLAFSVTGTSLLSGGRESVLVEWRDATEKNKEFLPRLGATIEHISVSPAGDLFCTSHSDNKIIVIHRNLEASAVIQGLVKDSNIFTGLMVDPRTKALVLNGKPGHLQFYSLQHDKQLYNLDIIQQEYINDSGLIQIELTKAAFGCYGNWLATVEQRQEKETELELQMKLWMYNKKTQGFVLNTKVNMPHEDHITALCFCNAEKFENPTLVTSSKDGHFKVWILTDDSDIYKKAVGWTCDFVGSYHKYQATNCCFSEDGSLLAVSFEEIVTIWDSETWELKCTFCQRAGKIRHLCFGRLTCSKYLLGATENGILCCWNLLSCALEWSAKLNVRVMEPDPNSENIAAISQSSVGSDLFVFKPSEPRPLYIQKNISREEVQWGVFVPRDVPESFTSEAYQWLNRSQFYFLTKSQTLLTFSTKSPEEKLTPTSKQLLAEESLPTTPFYFILGKHREQQDGKINEAFESELVQLPLTENIPAISELLHTPAHVLPSASFLCSKFVSSLLLSKETKSSEEIPEDVDMEEGKESDDSDEENDFTEKIQDTNNTDLGEDLLHQLSKSEEKELRKFRKVDYSWITVL
- the WDR75 gene encoding WD repeat-containing protein 75 isoform X2, encoding MVEEESVRVVRCGGSELNFRRAVFSADSKYIFCVSGDFVKVHSTATEECVHILQGHRNLVTGIQLNPNNHLQLYSCSFDGTVKLWDYVDGILIKTFVVGLKLHALFTLPRAEDSVFVIINKEKPDVFQLVSVKLPKSSSQEIEAKELSFVLDYINQSPKCIAFGNEGEYVAAVRDFYLSVYFFKKKTTSRFTLSSSRNKKHAKNNFTCVACHPKEDCIATGHKDGKIRLWRNFDDDKKYTYTCLHWHHDMVMDLAFSVTGTSLLSGGRESVLVEWRDATEKNKEFLPRLGATIEHISVSPAGDLFCTSHSDNKIIVIHRNLEASAVIQGLVKDSNIFTGLMVDPRTKALVLNGKPGHLQFYSLQHDKQLYNLDIIQQEYINDSGLIQIELTKAAFGCYGNWLATVEQRQEKETELELQMKLWMYNKKTQGFVLNTKVNMPHEDHITALCFCNAEKFENPTLVTSSKDGHFKVWILTDDSDIYKKAVGWTCDFVGSYHKYQATNCCFSEDGSLLAVSFEEIVTIWDSETWELKCTFCQRAGKIRHLCFGRLTCSKYLLGATENGILCCWNLLSCALEWSAKLNVRVMEPDPNSENIAAISQSSVGSDLFVFKPSEPRPLYIQKNISREEVQWGVFVPRDVPESFTSEAYQWLNRSQFYFLTKSQTLLTFSTKSPEEKLTPTSKQLLAEESLPTTPFYFILGKHREQQDGKINEAFESELVQLPLTENIPAISELLHTPAHVLPSASFLCSKFVSSLLLSKETKSEEIPEDVDMEEGKESDDSDEENDFTEKIQDTNNTDLGEDLLHQLSKSEEKELRKFRKVDYSWITVL